The Polyangium aurulentum genomic interval GCCCTCCTTCGCGAACCCGAGGCCCTCGGTCGCGCGCCCCTTCACGTCCGGATCCGCCGCCGCGAGCGGCGACGCGAGCACGGCCGAGTAAGCCTCGATCGCGCGATCGTACTCCCTCTTCTGAAGAAAGACGCCCGCCTGCCCGAGCTTCGCCAGGAGCGCCGCACCCGAGCCGCCGAACTGCTCCACGACCTGCCCGTACGCCTTGAGCGCCGCATCCGCGCGCTCCTCGGGGGTCTTGAAGTAGCGCGTCGGATCGAACTCCTTCTGCTCCTCGCTGCGCGGATCCTCCGCCGCCACGCGGCCCTGATCCGCCATCACCGCGCTCGCCAGCAGCGAAGAAGCGTTGCCCGACTTCTTCTCCGCCTGCGAGTTGTAGAACAGGAAGCCGCCGACGCCCACGAGGCCCGCCAGGATCACCCACTGCAGGACCTGGAAGTTCTCCTTGAGCCACTTCGTCGTCGCAGAGGCGGTGCGCGCGAGCGCATCGTCCACCATCTCGCCCGCCGCGAGCTGCGAAGGCGCCTTGCGCTCGGCCGCCGCCGCCTGCTCGCGCCGCCGCTTGAGCAGCTCCTTGGCGCGCGCATTCTTGTCCCGAGGCAGCGCCTCGACCGGCTCCTCCGCCGCGACCGCCCCGCCCCCCGTTCGCTTCTTGCGCCGCGCGAGCGCCTCGTCCCTCCGACGCAGCGCGCGATTCGGCTTCGCAGCCTCCTCCTCCTCCGCCTGCGCCTCGGCCTCGCCCTCGGCCCCGCCTTCCTCCGCCGCGCGAGCGTCCTCCTCGCTCACGCCGAGCGAAGCCGCAATGCGTTGCGCGGCCTCATCGGACGCTCCCTCTTTCTCGGAGCCCTCCGCCTCGCGCGCGTCCTCGTCCTCGCGCTTGGCGCGATCCTCTTCCGGCTGCTTATCCTCTCGCGACACGCCCGGGACTCTAGCCGCGCCGCCACTGGCGTCAATTACGATGGGGGGCTCTGTTGCCCAACATGGGGGGCTCGCCGAGCCCCTCCAGGCGTTCTGCGCGAGCGCAGAACGCGGGGCTCGGCTCTGCCCCCCATACCCCCCGAGGAGATGGCGGCTGGCGAGGTCGGTGCTGTGCCACGGAACGGGCGGGGATCTGCCGGCTGGCGAGGTCGGCGCTGTGCCACGGAGCTGGCGGGGTTGGACCGCCGTATCTTCAGGGATTTTCGGGCGTCCAGGGCTCGGGGGGCGGCGGAGGGAGCTCGTCGGAGAGCGGCACGACCGCGCACGCCGAGACCTCCACGTTCTGCGTCGCGTACACGACGAAGTCGCCGTGCTGCCCCGGGCGCACCTTGATCGTGGCCGGAAGCGTCGCGAAGACCTCCTGGAACGCCTCCCCCGGCGCCACGTAGAGCGTCGAGGCCGTACGCGCGTCGAGCTCGGGCGCGCTCTTCGGCACGAGGCCGCCGCGATCGCGATCTCCGCTGCCCCACGCCAGGCGCGTGCCCATGCCGAAGCGGATCTCGCCCGGCCGATCGTCGATCGACCGCGCCCTGCAGAGCACGCGCAGGCCCGTGCCGTTGCCAGTCTTCGGCACCACCATGCCCACCGACACGCCGCTGCGCGCGAAGCGGCGAAGGCGCGCCAGATCCCGCTCGCGCGGGCCGCCCACGAGATCGAGCACGTCCGCCGAGAGCGCGATCTGCAAGCCCCCCGGCAGCGGATCGGGGACGCCGAGCAGACGGATGAGCGGCGCGCGCAGCTCCGGCCCCGCGCCGAGCTTCACGAGCGCCTCCGCCAGCGCCACGCGCGCGTGCTGGTAGCGCTCCTCCGCGAGGTGCTCGGCCAGCGCAGGCCGCGCCGCATCCTGCCCGATCGCCGCCAGCGTCGCAGCCACGTGAGGCCGCAGCCGCACGTCATCGAGCGCCTCGAGCAGCGGCGGCAGCGCCGACTTCGCCCGGATGCGCGCGAGCGCCGCCACGATCTCCTTCGCCCGCTCGAACGGGATCGCGCGCTTCTGCGACGCTCCCTTGCCGTAACCCTCACGGAACCAGGCGACCAGCTCGTCCTCGGCGCGGCCGTCTCCCGCCTCTGCCAGCGCGAGCGCCGCCAGCCTGCGCCACTTCGGATCCTTGTCCTCGAGCAGCTCGAGCGTCCGCGGCGCGCCCTCGCCGAGCCGCGTCAGCGCGAGCGCCGACCAGCGCCGCACCTCGTCGTCCTCGTCGCGCACGAGCGCGAGCCGGATCGTCGGTGACGCCTCCTGCCTGCGCAGATCGAAGAGCACCTCGGCCGCCTTGCGGCGGATGGAAACGTCGGCGTCGTCGAGCAGCGCAGCCACGTCGATCGCCGCATCCGCGTCGCCCGCGATGCCCCTGCGCAGCGCCTCGGGCCAGCCCTTGCCCTCGCTGCGCAGCCCCGCGATCTCGTAGCGCCCGTGCGAAGCCTCCACGCCGCGGAGCTCGGCCCGCATGTCCGCCATGTCCGCCGCGCGCGCGCCCGCCAGATCGCGCGTCTGCCCGGGATCCTTCGACACGTCGTAGAGCGAGCAGGCGCCGATCCGGCGCGCGCAGACGAGCCTCGACGAGCCTCGCGCGAGCAAGGTCATGGTCTCGGTCTCGGCGAACGCGAAGCCGCGCGCCGCATCCTCCCCGAGCGCCGCGCCCGCGAGCATCGGCCCGAGATCCGCGCCGCGCACACGCGCAGGCCGCGGGATGTCGAACCCCGCGAGCACCGTCGGCAACAGATCCACGAGCTGCACCGGCGCCGCCACGCGCCGCGGCGACAGGAGCCCCGGCGCGTTCACCACGAGCGGCACCCGCACCTGCTCCTCGTACACCGTCGTGCCGTGATAGCGACCGCCGTGATCGTGGAACTCCTCGCCGTGATCGGCGCTCACGATCACCACCGCGCCCGGACGCTTCGCGCGCACCGCCTCGACGATCGCGCCGACGCCCGCGTCCGCAGCCGCGATCTCGGCGTCGTAACGATCGATGTCCCGATCGCCGAAGGCGTGCTCGGGGTGCGCCTCGTACGGCTCGTGCGGCTCGAAGAGGTGCACCCACAGAAAGACGCGGTCGCCCTCCGTCACGCTCGCCATGTAGGAGCGCACCTGGTCGACGCGCAGCGGGGCATTGGCGAACTCGATCTTCTTGTACTCGAAGTCGAGCCCGCGATCGCGCAGCGCGCCGAAGCGCTCGGCGTCGATGAAGAAGACCGCCGGCGGGAAGAACGCGGCCGTCTTGAAGCCGTAACGCCGCAGGTGCC includes:
- a CDS encoding YfgM family protein yields the protein MSREDKQPEEDRAKREDEDAREAEGSEKEGASDEAAQRIAASLGVSEEDARAAEEGGAEGEAEAQAEEEEAAKPNRALRRRDEALARRKKRTGGGAVAAEEPVEALPRDKNARAKELLKRRREQAAAAERKAPSQLAAGEMVDDALARTASATTKWLKENFQVLQWVILAGLVGVGGFLFYNSQAEKKSGNASSLLASAVMADQGRVAAEDPRSEEQKEFDPTRYFKTPEERADAALKAYGQVVEQFGGSGAALLAKLGQAGVFLQKREYDRAIEAYSAVLASPLAAADPDVKGRATEGLGFAKEGKGDLDGALASFKELGGIDITGYKDLSIYHQARLLFAKGDKDKAKELLKPSYDKFSVPAKEPQPLEFVAAAVRDLYTRIDPAAAQAPQFGGGAAPIQMDPAELQERARKAIEEATKKSQQSGGTP
- a CDS encoding sulfatase-like hydrolase/transferase; protein product: MTSRGADPGHVPPAAPRPRAGPSRLALSAPKPTRADTPKPQRRARILDVPLGWRIADGYLAIGVFLFVEAAVAGFVGRRELTGVHELNMAFTRLWPIAFAAAAPLAVAGGVLVELSRHAERLFARLSLALAAAGFGAATAFGVSTGRHLAGAMRAPFIVGVALVAFAVAYFLGPRLARALRPRRGQGFAIAVLGAVVAVEIVLGLANKFVLPRLYPAFHHALAALAVLVAPFATVAWDVPRVPRSPRDSINDAQEPVAGKLARVGLALGLFALSAAAAPASAKRLAPADNVRLVYMTHAPVLSNAVELAALLAPPPPLDDADLPDAPRAGGRFVDFTGRDVVLVTVDALRADHVGAYGYTRPTTPNIDKLAMEGVVFDHAYTPTPHTSYAVTSLMTGKYIRPLVLQGLGADSETWAGHLRRYGFKTAAFFPPAVFFIDAERFGALRDRGLDFEYKKIEFANAPLRVDQVRSYMASVTEGDRVFLWVHLFEPHEPYEAHPEHAFGDRDIDRYDAEIAAADAGVGAIVEAVRAKRPGAVVIVSADHGEEFHDHGGRYHGTTVYEEQVRVPLVVNAPGLLSPRRVAAPVQLVDLLPTVLAGFDIPRPARVRGADLGPMLAGAALGEDAARGFAFAETETMTLLARGSSRLVCARRIGACSLYDVSKDPGQTRDLAGARAADMADMRAELRGVEASHGRYEIAGLRSEGKGWPEALRRGIAGDADAAIDVAALLDDADVSIRRKAAEVLFDLRRQEASPTIRLALVRDEDDEVRRWSALALTRLGEGAPRTLELLEDKDPKWRRLAALALAEAGDGRAEDELVAWFREGYGKGASQKRAIPFERAKEIVAALARIRAKSALPPLLEALDDVRLRPHVAATLAAIGQDAARPALAEHLAEERYQHARVALAEALVKLGAGPELRAPLIRLLGVPDPLPGGLQIALSADVLDLVGGPRERDLARLRRFARSGVSVGMVVPKTGNGTGLRVLCRARSIDDRPGEIRFGMGTRLAWGSGDRDRGGLVPKSAPELDARTASTLYVAPGEAFQEVFATLPATIKVRPGQHGDFVVYATQNVEVSACAVVPLSDELPPPPPEPWTPENP